The following coding sequences are from one Peptococcaceae bacterium window:
- the tatC gene encoding twin-arginine translocase subunit TatC, producing MRRCKQDTMSLSGHLEELRRRLIFCTVAVLGAAVLGFAFVDKLRWILTRPAGNLELVFISPPEALMANFRLAFIAGLILAMPFVLYQFMAFVLPALYKHEKKVIIPVVFMMVLFFFLGAAFAYFIAFPLTIRFLMKFSSDAVSPMFTISKYLTFATTFIFAFGLVFQMPLVFYALGRLRVVNARFLRTYRKHALLLVLVISALLTPPDVLSQLMMAVPLMLLYELGIMLVVLSQGKAERGQKERNNRLMS from the coding sequence ATGAGGCGTTGCAAGCAGGATACAATGTCATTGAGCGGGCACCTGGAAGAACTGCGCAGACGGTTGATTTTCTGCACGGTTGCCGTGCTGGGCGCCGCGGTGCTCGGGTTTGCCTTTGTGGATAAACTGCGTTGGATTTTGACCAGACCCGCCGGAAACCTGGAATTGGTTTTCATCTCGCCCCCGGAAGCCCTGATGGCCAATTTTCGTCTGGCGTTCATCGCCGGCTTAATTCTTGCCATGCCGTTTGTTCTCTACCAGTTCATGGCTTTTGTTCTGCCCGCGCTGTATAAACATGAAAAAAAAGTGATTATCCCTGTCGTTTTCATGATGGTGCTGTTTTTCTTCCTGGGGGCAGCGTTCGCTTATTTCATCGCCTTTCCCCTGACCATCCGCTTTTTGATGAAATTTTCATCGGACGCCGTTTCGCCCATGTTTACCATCTCCAAATACTTGACCTTCGCCACCACGTTTATCTTCGCCTTTGGCCTCGTATTTCAGATGCCGCTGGTCTTTTATGCCCTGGGCCGCCTCCGGGTGGTAAACGCCCGCTTTTTACGCACCTACAGGAAACATGCCCTGCTCCTGGTGCTGGTCATCTCCGCCCTGCTCACCCCGCCTGACGTCTTGTCCCAGCTGATGATGGCCGTACCGCTGATGCTGCTCTACGAGCTGGGGATAATGCTGGTTGTGTTAAGCCAGGGAAAAGCAGAAAGAGGACAAAAGGAGCGGAATAATCGCCTGATGTCATAA
- a CDS encoding lactate utilization protein, giving the protein MQTPKQWYCETVGQKVVEALRKNNFNADYAATKEEARQKVLSLVGDSRSIGIGGSVTIKELGVIEQLAKEGKEILDHTLPNLKPEESLAIRHKQLTCDCFLCSTNAVTLDGQLVNVDGTGNRVGAMGFGPGKVIVVAGINKAVKDLQAALERIETRAAPLNNKRLNRPNPCTQSGVCLDCASSTRICNITTIIRRKPPLTNINVIVVGEELGY; this is encoded by the coding sequence ATGCAAACACCTAAACAATGGTATTGCGAAACCGTGGGGCAGAAAGTGGTGGAAGCGCTCCGCAAAAACAATTTCAATGCCGACTATGCGGCCACGAAAGAAGAAGCCAGGCAGAAAGTGCTCTCCCTGGTAGGCGACAGCCGCAGCATTGGCATCGGCGGTTCCGTAACCATCAAAGAGCTGGGGGTGATCGAGCAGCTGGCAAAAGAAGGGAAAGAAATCCTGGACCACACTCTCCCGAATCTAAAACCGGAAGAAAGCCTGGCCATCCGTCATAAACAGCTGACCTGCGACTGCTTTCTTTGCAGCACCAATGCCGTAACCCTGGACGGCCAGCTGGTCAATGTGGACGGCACGGGAAACCGCGTCGGGGCGATGGGATTTGGGCCGGGGAAGGTGATCGTTGTGGCCGGGATCAATAAAGCGGTCAAAGACCTCCAGGCCGCCCTGGAAAGAATCGAAACCCGGGCCGCGCCGCTGAACAATAAACGGTTAAACAGGCCCAACCCCTGCACGCAGAGCGGCGTTTGCCTGGACTGCGCCAGCAGCACCCGCATCTGCAACATTACGACGATAATAAGAAGAAAGCCGCCCTTGACGAATATCAACGTGATTGTTGTCGGGGAAGAGCTCGGATATTAG
- the ilvD gene encoding dihydroxy-acid dehydratase: MKSSLIKDGPTKAPHRSLLKALGVTDAEMKRPFVGIVNSHNEFIPGHQHLREIGENVKAGVRYGGGVPFEFSTIGVCDGIAMNHLGMKYSLASRELIADSVETMIMAHPMDALVFVTNCDKIVPGMMMAAARLNIPSIFISGGPMQAGWYKGERIALSNLFEAVGRHSQGKMSDEELAEMETAACPGCGSCAGMYTANSMNCLTEALGMALPGNGTIPAVRAARRRLAKMTGERIMELLKMNLRPRDILTEAAFVNAMRTDMALGCSTNTVLHLTAIAHEAGVKLDLDMIDKISRSTPQLCKLSPAGPTFIEDLDSEGGIMAVMKELSKAGLIDTGVKTTAGANLEEILQKAQPARGEVIRTLDNPFRKDGGIAVLKGNLAPEGAVVKQGAVAENMMVHRGPARVYDSEEEATAAILGGSIKKGDVVVIRYEGPRGGPGMREMLTPTSALAGMGLDSCVAFITDGRFSGATRGASIGHVSPEAAAGGVIALIKEGDIISIDIPNRSLELLVDSGEIEQRKKAWAGPPDRGLQGYLKRYANKVTSAAQGAVFFPE, encoded by the coding sequence ATGAAAAGCAGTTTAATCAAAGACGGGCCGACGAAAGCTCCTCACCGCTCTTTGTTGAAAGCGCTGGGCGTCACCGACGCCGAGATGAAGAGACCGTTTGTCGGCATTGTTAACTCTCACAACGAATTTATTCCCGGGCACCAGCACCTGCGGGAAATCGGCGAGAACGTCAAAGCGGGAGTTCGTTACGGCGGGGGTGTCCCCTTCGAGTTTTCCACAATTGGGGTCTGTGACGGGATTGCCATGAACCACCTGGGCATGAAGTATTCCCTGGCCAGCAGGGAACTTATCGCGGATTCCGTGGAAACCATGATCATGGCGCACCCCATGGATGCTCTTGTTTTTGTCACCAACTGCGACAAAATTGTGCCGGGGATGATGATGGCGGCTGCCCGGTTGAATATCCCCAGCATTTTTATCAGCGGCGGGCCCATGCAGGCCGGCTGGTATAAAGGCGAACGAATAGCCTTGAGCAATCTTTTTGAAGCGGTGGGCAGGCACAGCCAGGGCAAAATGAGCGATGAGGAACTGGCGGAAATGGAAACGGCGGCTTGTCCAGGATGCGGCTCATGCGCCGGCATGTACACCGCCAATTCCATGAACTGCCTGACGGAAGCGCTGGGCATGGCCCTGCCCGGCAACGGGACGATCCCGGCCGTCCGTGCAGCCAGGCGCCGCCTGGCCAAAATGACCGGGGAAAGGATCATGGAACTTTTAAAAATGAACTTAAGGCCGAGGGACATTCTGACAGAGGCTGCTTTTGTGAACGCCATGCGAACCGATATGGCCCTGGGCTGTTCCACTAACACGGTCTTGCACCTGACGGCGATTGCCCATGAAGCGGGCGTTAAGCTTGACCTGGATATGATTGACAAGATCAGCCGCAGCACGCCGCAGCTGTGCAAATTGAGCCCCGCAGGACCCACTTTTATCGAGGACCTGGATTCGGAGGGCGGGATTATGGCCGTGATGAAGGAATTGTCAAAAGCCGGCCTTATCGATACGGGAGTGAAGACAACAGCCGGCGCGAACCTCGAGGAAATCCTGCAAAAGGCGCAGCCGGCCAGGGGAGAGGTCATCAGGACCCTGGATAACCCGTTCCGCAAGGATGGCGGGATAGCTGTCCTCAAAGGCAACCTGGCCCCTGAAGGGGCTGTTGTCAAGCAGGGAGCCGTGGCGGAGAACATGATGGTCCACCGGGGACCGGCCAGGGTTTACGACAGCGAGGAGGAGGCCACCGCCGCTATCCTGGGAGGATCTATCAAAAAGGGAGACGTGGTGGTGATACGCTATGAGGGGCCCAGGGGTGGGCCGGGGATGAGAGAGATGCTTACTCCCACCTCCGCGCTGGCGGGTATGGGACTGGATTCTTGCGTAGCCTTTATCACAGACGGCAGGTTCTCCGGGGCCACCAGGGGAGCCTCCATCGGCCACGTGTCGCCTGAAGCGGCGGCAGGGGGGGTGATTGCCCTGATTAAAGAGGGCGACATAATTAGTATTGACATACCCAACCGGAGTCTGGAGCTTTTAGTGGATAGCGGAGAGATTGAACAGCGTAAAAAAGCCTGGGCCGGTCCACCTGACAGGGGTTTGCAGGGATATTTGAAGCGCTACGCAAATAAAGTTACTTCTGCCGCCCAGGGAGCTGTCTTCTTTCCGGAATAA
- the ilvB gene encoding biosynthetic-type acetolactate synthase large subunit — protein MNGAEYLVKFFENKNVDIIFGYPGGKVIFLYDVLARSSIKHILTRHEQGAVHAADGYARVTGRPGVCFATSGPGATNLVTGIANAYLDSVPLIAVTGQVGLSDIGRDSFQEADIIGITMPITKHSYMVKELEKLPAVMEEAWNVATTGRPGPVLVDIPSDIFSGSVDFSTVQKKIATRKVPLKNGLDEQLQKVVDALKNSKRPLLLAGGGIIASQAWDQLKDLKDYLQIPVVTTLMGKGAIPEKEEGVLGMVGMHGKPFANLALSSCDLLLGIGARFSDRITGKPEKFLPDTVIVHVDIDPAELCKNVRTEIPVVCDAGKFLTELLGRLKKEKVRLRLNEWHRQIAEWRQKYPLTYEKNGSLKPQSIIEEVARIVGDRAIVVTDVGQHQMFVAQYYPIGGIRNFVSSGGLGTMGFGLPAAIGAAFGRPGEIVLLFSGDGSIQMNIQELATLAQHQLPVKIFIMNNSCLGMVRQWQELFFGKRYAHTIFTSNPDFVGLAGAYGIKALRISRPEEIKGAVIQAVRTPGPVLVECAVDQEENVFPIIPPGGSPHEMLGRWQGETHVSRIG, from the coding sequence ATGAATGGCGCAGAATACCTGGTCAAATTTTTTGAAAACAAAAATGTCGACATAATCTTTGGTTATCCCGGCGGTAAGGTGATTTTCCTCTATGATGTGCTGGCCCGCTCTTCCATCAAGCACATTCTGACCCGTCACGAACAGGGAGCCGTGCATGCCGCCGACGGCTACGCCCGTGTTACCGGCAGGCCGGGAGTGTGCTTTGCCACTTCGGGTCCCGGGGCCACCAATCTGGTGACGGGGATTGCCAATGCTTACCTGGATTCGGTTCCCCTGATCGCCGTTACAGGCCAGGTGGGGCTTTCCGATATTGGAAGGGACTCTTTCCAGGAAGCGGATATAATCGGGATTACGATGCCCATTACCAAACACAGCTATATGGTGAAAGAACTGGAAAAACTGCCGGCCGTAATGGAAGAAGCCTGGAACGTGGCCACTACGGGCCGGCCCGGGCCGGTGCTGGTGGATATACCAAGCGACATTTTTTCAGGGTCTGTTGATTTTTCGACCGTGCAAAAGAAAATTGCGACAAGAAAGGTCCCGTTGAAAAACGGCCTGGATGAGCAGCTGCAAAAAGTGGTGGATGCGCTGAAAAATTCAAAGAGACCGCTTTTGCTGGCCGGCGGCGGCATCATCGCCAGCCAGGCCTGGGACCAGTTGAAGGACCTGAAAGACTATCTCCAAATCCCGGTGGTCACCACTCTAATGGGCAAGGGAGCCATACCGGAAAAGGAGGAAGGGGTCCTGGGGATGGTTGGAATGCACGGGAAACCTTTTGCCAACCTGGCCCTCAGTTCCTGCGACCTGCTTTTGGGTATTGGGGCCCGTTTTAGTGACCGGATAACCGGTAAACCTGAAAAATTCTTGCCGGATACCGTTATTGTCCATGTGGACATTGATCCTGCCGAGCTCTGCAAGAATGTGAGAACTGAAATCCCGGTCGTTTGCGATGCCGGAAAATTTTTAACGGAGCTTTTAGGAAGACTGAAGAAAGAAAAAGTCCGCCTGCGGCTGAACGAATGGCATAGACAGATTGCTGAATGGAGGCAGAAGTACCCGCTCACTTATGAAAAAAACGGTTCTTTGAAACCCCAGTCGATAATTGAGGAAGTCGCCCGCATCGTCGGCGACAGGGCCATCGTGGTCACCGACGTGGGTCAACACCAGATGTTTGTGGCCCAGTATTATCCGATCGGCGGGATCAGAAACTTCGTTTCTTCAGGCGGTCTTGGAACGATGGGCTTCGGACTGCCTGCCGCGATAGGGGCCGCTTTTGGACGGCCGGGGGAGATTGTGCTCCTGTTTAGCGGCGACGGAAGCATCCAGATGAATATTCAGGAGCTTGCAACTCTCGCCCAGCACCAACTGCCGGTAAAGATCTTTATCATGAACAACTCGTGTCTCGGCATGGTCCGCCAGTGGCAGGAGCTGTTCTTCGGCAAGCGCTACGCGCACACCATTTTTACCAGCAACCCTGATTTTGTCGGCCTGGCCGGGGCGTACGGCATAAAAGCCCTGAGAATCAGCAGGCCTGAGGAAATAAAGGGCGCGGTTATCCAGGCCGTTCGCACTCCCGGCCCGGTGCTGGTTGAATGTGCCGTGGACCAGGAAGAAAATGTTTTTCCGATAATTCCACCTGGGGGGAGCCCCCATGAGATGCTTGGGAGGTGGCAGGGTGAGACACACGTTAGCCGTATTGGTTGA
- the ilvN gene encoding acetolactate synthase small subunit, which produces MRHTLAVLVENQPGVLSHVAGLFSRRGYNIESLAVGQTEDPSVSRITLVVEGDEKVIEQVSKQLNKQVEVIKVNDITNEETVDRQLLLLKVAADTAVRQEIMQIVEIFRCRIVDIGRRSLIVEATGDEEKIEAIIKSLRPFGIQELVRTGKVAMVRGAK; this is translated from the coding sequence GTGAGACACACGTTAGCCGTATTGGTTGAGAACCAGCCCGGGGTTTTGTCGCACGTGGCCGGGCTGTTTTCCCGCCGCGGTTACAACATAGAGAGCCTCGCGGTGGGACAGACGGAAGACCCGAGCGTTTCCCGGATAACACTGGTGGTGGAGGGAGACGAAAAGGTGATCGAGCAGGTCAGCAAACAGTTGAACAAGCAGGTGGAGGTTATCAAGGTCAATGACATTACGAACGAGGAAACCGTCGACAGGCAGCTGCTTTTGCTGAAAGTGGCGGCAGATACGGCCGTTCGCCAGGAAATCATGCAGATAGTGGAGATTTTCAGGTGCCGTATCGTGGATATTGGACGCCGTTCCCTGATCGTGGAGGCCACCGGCGACGAGGAAAAAATCGAAGCCATTATCAAATCGCTGCGGCCGTTCGGTATCCAGGAGCTGGTACGCACAGGGAAAGTGGCGATGGTCAGGGGTGCGAAGTGA
- the ilvC gene encoding ketol-acid reductoisomerase, producing the protein MAKMFYDQDANLSYLEGKKVAVIGYGSQGHAQAQNLKDSGVDVIVGLRKGSSSWAKAEADGIGVYTVAEAAEKADIIQILLPDEKHPEVYNNEILPGLKPGKALVFSHGFNIHFGTIKPPGDIDVFMVAPKGPGHLVRRLYKEGIGIPGLVAVHQDATGKAMDLALAYAKGIGCTRAGTLLTTFKEETETDLFGEQCVLCGGLTELIRAGFDTLVEAGYQPESAYFEVCHELKLIIDLIYEGGIAGMRYSISDTAEYGDMMIGPRIITEETRKEMKKVLKEIQNGSFAKEWILENQAGRPRFNAQKRIDEQHLVEIVGKELRSHMPWLKKIK; encoded by the coding sequence ATGGCCAAGATGTTTTATGATCAGGATGCAAACTTGAGTTATCTTGAGGGGAAGAAGGTGGCCGTAATAGGTTACGGCAGCCAGGGCCACGCGCAGGCCCAGAATTTAAAGGACAGCGGCGTTGACGTAATCGTCGGATTGCGCAAGGGGAGTTCATCCTGGGCCAAGGCGGAGGCTGACGGGATCGGGGTTTACACGGTGGCGGAGGCTGCCGAAAAGGCCGACATCATTCAAATACTGCTGCCGGACGAAAAGCACCCTGAGGTATACAACAACGAGATATTGCCGGGCTTGAAGCCGGGTAAAGCCCTGGTTTTTTCGCACGGGTTCAACATCCACTTCGGCACGATTAAGCCGCCTGGCGACATCGATGTCTTTATGGTTGCGCCCAAGGGACCCGGGCACCTGGTGAGGAGGCTGTACAAAGAAGGAATCGGCATCCCCGGCCTGGTGGCCGTGCACCAGGACGCCACCGGCAAGGCGATGGACCTGGCCCTTGCCTACGCCAAGGGGATTGGCTGCACAAGGGCGGGGACACTGCTCACCACCTTCAAGGAAGAGACCGAGACCGATTTGTTCGGGGAACAGTGCGTGTTGTGCGGCGGCCTGACCGAGCTGATCAGGGCCGGGTTCGATACCCTGGTGGAAGCCGGTTACCAGCCGGAGTCCGCTTACTTTGAGGTTTGCCATGAATTGAAACTCATCATTGACCTGATTTACGAGGGCGGCATCGCCGGCATGCGGTATTCCATCAGCGATACGGCGGAGTACGGGGACATGATGATTGGACCGCGGATAATCACCGAGGAGACAAGAAAGGAAATGAAGAAGGTGTTAAAAGAAATCCAGAACGGTTCCTTTGCTAAGGAGTGGATCCTGGAAAACCAGGCCGGCAGGCCCCGTTTCAATGCTCAAAAAAGAATTGATGAACAACACCTGGTGGAGATTGTGGGGAAAGAACTGAGAAGCCATATGCCTTGGCTGAAAAAGATAAAATAA
- the ilvB gene encoding biosynthetic-type acetolactate synthase large subunit, whose amino-acid sequence MLPGAEILIKCLEKEDVNLIFGYPGGAALDIFDALEKSRQIRHVLVRHEQGAAHAANGYARASGKVGVCIATSGPGATNLVTGIATAYMDSVPLVVITGQVPTSMIGTDAFQEVDITGITDPITKHNYLVKDARDIPRIVQEAFYIAGSGRPGPVLIDLPKDVAGCRIEPPEEKPVDLRGYKPKVTGHAGQIKQISELLQEAKRPLICAGGGVISAGASKELIELAQTLQAPVVNTLMGVGSIPLSHPLALGMLGTYGLAQANLAVQACDLFLALGMRFTDRVTGNVAKFAPEAKIVHIDIDTAEIGKNVRVDVPLVGDLKIVLNQLNSRLQKKKNPEWAAKIAQIRENCRMMREMNPEKDGAECISPRDVMTLLNEKLPPSSIVTTDVGQHQIWAAQMYRAGKPRTFISSGGLGTMGYGIPAAVGAQLACPDCPVVVITGDGSFQMGLPELGTAYEQDLPLKIIVFNNQALGMVKQLQDHYCGGRHVAVHFSKLPDFHHLALAYRALSLKATNKDELADKMTRFLEHEGLAIMEIAVSCRDNVYPMVLAGCGLDELVGLE is encoded by the coding sequence ATGCTGCCGGGTGCGGAGATCCTCATAAAATGCCTGGAAAAAGAGGATGTGAACCTCATCTTCGGTTATCCGGGAGGAGCTGCCCTGGACATCTTTGACGCCCTGGAAAAGTCACGGCAGATCAGGCACGTTCTCGTTCGCCACGAGCAGGGAGCGGCCCATGCCGCCAACGGTTATGCCAGGGCAAGCGGTAAAGTAGGGGTATGTATCGCCACTTCGGGACCCGGAGCAACAAATCTGGTAACCGGTATCGCCACTGCGTACATGGACTCTGTACCTCTGGTGGTTATCACCGGGCAGGTCCCTACTTCGATGATTGGGACGGATGCCTTTCAAGAAGTCGATATTACCGGAATAACGGACCCGATCACCAAACATAACTACCTGGTCAAGGATGCCCGCGACATACCCCGCATTGTCCAAGAGGCGTTTTATATCGCCGGAAGCGGGCGGCCGGGGCCGGTGCTTATCGATCTGCCCAAGGATGTGGCGGGATGCCGCATCGAGCCCCCGGAAGAAAAACCGGTGGATTTGCGCGGCTATAAACCCAAAGTGACCGGCCATGCCGGACAGATCAAACAGATCAGCGAGCTCTTGCAGGAGGCGAAACGCCCGCTTATCTGCGCCGGTGGCGGGGTCATCAGCGCCGGCGCTTCGAAAGAATTGATCGAACTGGCGCAAACGCTTCAGGCTCCCGTGGTCAACACCCTCATGGGCGTGGGCAGCATTCCCTTGTCGCACCCGCTGGCCCTGGGGATGCTGGGCACGTACGGCCTGGCCCAGGCCAACCTGGCTGTGCAGGCCTGCGATTTGTTCCTGGCGCTGGGGATGCGCTTTACCGACAGGGTTACAGGCAATGTGGCCAAGTTCGCTCCTGAGGCCAAGATCGTTCATATCGATATAGATACGGCGGAAATAGGTAAAAATGTGCGGGTTGATGTTCCCCTGGTCGGCGACCTCAAGATTGTTCTCAACCAGCTCAACAGCCGGCTGCAAAAGAAAAAAAACCCGGAATGGGCGGCAAAGATAGCCCAAATCAGGGAAAATTGCCGGATGATGAGGGAAATGAACCCCGAAAAAGACGGGGCGGAGTGCATTTCGCCGCGTGATGTCATGACCCTGCTGAACGAAAAACTGCCGCCGTCCTCCATAGTAACCACCGATGTCGGCCAGCACCAGATCTGGGCCGCCCAGATGTACCGCGCAGGAAAACCGCGCACCTTTATCAGTTCGGGCGGCCTGGGTACGATGGGCTATGGAATCCCGGCCGCCGTGGGAGCCCAGCTGGCCTGCCCTGATTGCCCGGTGGTGGTGATCACCGGGGACGGCAGCTTTCAGATGGGTCTGCCGGAATTGGGAACTGCCTATGAACAGGATTTGCCGTTGAAGATTATTGTTTTTAACAACCAGGCGCTGGGCATGGTGAAGCAGCTGCAAGACCATTACTGCGGGGGCAGGCATGTTGCTGTACACTTCAGCAAGTTGCCCGATTTTCACCACTTGGCTTTGGCCTACCGGGCTTTAAGCCTTAAAGCAACGAATAAAGACGAGCTTGCGGACAAAATGACCCGGTTTTTAGAGCATGAGGGGCTGGCCATTATGGAAATTGCCGTTTCGTGCCGGGATAATGTTTATCCTATGGTCCTGGCCGGCTGCGGCCTTGACGAACTGGTAGGATTGGAATAA
- a CDS encoding 2-isopropylmalate synthase: MIDNEKRVFIFDTTLRDGEQSPGVSLNIDEKLAIAYQLARLGVDVIEAGFPITSTGDFEAVSRIAKEVEGPVIAGLARTERADIMRAYEAVKHSRRPRIHTFVATSEIHMTRKLCKTREQVKEMAYEAVKLARSLVEDVEFSAEDAFRSDLDFLCEVFRLAVEAGATVINIPDTVGYATPWEFGEFVKAVRQGVPNIEKAVISVHCHNDLGLAVANSLAAIRNGANQVEVAVNGIGERAGNCSLEEVVMALYTRRNFLGFTTNINTREIYRTSRMVSTLTGMPVQPNKAVVGKNAFAHEAGIHQDGVIKERTTYEIMNPEMIGIGSSKLVMGKHSGRHAFKLQLQKLGYHLDGEILDKAFVEFKQLADRKKEILDEDLIMLMDSQVLGSGDEYFQLNYLQVSSGTNVSATSTVGIMVNGQLAEEAACADGPVEATYSAINKIAKLPVRLETYGISAVTGGTDAQGEVVVRVSMGDNTFMGRGLSVDIIEASARAYLNALNKIVRAYPDIIARPASGE, encoded by the coding sequence ATGATTGATAACGAAAAAAGGGTGTTCATCTTTGATACGACCTTGCGGGATGGAGAACAGTCGCCGGGTGTCAGTTTAAACATTGACGAAAAACTGGCCATCGCGTACCAGCTGGCCCGTTTAGGGGTGGATGTCATCGAAGCGGGTTTTCCCATCACCTCAACCGGCGACTTTGAGGCGGTAAGCCGGATTGCCAAGGAAGTGGAAGGCCCGGTCATTGCCGGTTTGGCCCGCACTGAACGCGCCGATATCATGAGGGCTTACGAGGCGGTAAAACACTCCCGCCGTCCCCGTATTCACACTTTTGTGGCCACTTCGGAGATTCACATGACCCGCAAGCTGTGCAAAACCAGGGAGCAGGTCAAGGAAATGGCTTACGAGGCCGTTAAACTTGCCCGGAGCCTGGTTGAAGACGTGGAATTCTCCGCCGAGGACGCCTTTCGCAGCGATCTTGACTTTTTGTGCGAGGTTTTTCGCCTGGCGGTGGAGGCGGGCGCAACGGTCATCAACATTCCGGACACGGTGGGATATGCCACGCCGTGGGAGTTTGGGGAATTTGTCAAAGCGGTGCGCCAGGGCGTCCCCAACATCGAAAAGGCCGTCATCAGCGTGCACTGCCATAATGACCTTGGTCTTGCCGTGGCCAATTCCCTGGCGGCCATCCGCAACGGGGCCAATCAGGTGGAGGTAGCCGTTAACGGCATCGGCGAGCGGGCGGGGAACTGCTCGCTGGAGGAAGTGGTGATGGCCCTTTATACCAGGCGAAATTTCCTCGGGTTTACCACGAACATCAACACCCGTGAAATCTACCGCACCAGCCGGATGGTCAGCACCCTCACCGGGATGCCGGTCCAGCCCAACAAGGCAGTGGTGGGCAAGAACGCTTTCGCCCATGAAGCCGGCATCCACCAGGACGGGGTGATCAAAGAAAGGACCACTTATGAGATAATGAACCCGGAAATGATAGGGATCGGCAGCAGCAAGCTGGTTATGGGGAAACATTCCGGCCGCCACGCCTTTAAACTGCAGTTGCAGAAACTGGGTTACCACCTGGACGGCGAGATCCTGGACAAAGCCTTCGTTGAATTTAAACAGCTCGCCGACCGCAAAAAAGAGATCCTGGACGAGGATTTGATCATGTTGATGGACAGCCAGGTCTTGGGCAGCGGCGATGAATACTTCCAGTTAAACTACCTGCAGGTGTCGAGCGGGACCAATGTTTCAGCCACCTCGACCGTGGGTATTATGGTGAACGGGCAGCTGGCGGAAGAGGCGGCCTGCGCGGATGGGCCCGTGGAGGCTACTTACAGCGCCATAAATAAGATTGCCAAGCTCCCGGTCAGGCTGGAAACTTACGGCATCAGCGCCGTGACGGGGGGCACCGATGCCCAGGGAGAGGTGGTTGTCCGGGTTTCCATGGGAGATAATACCTTTATGGGACGGGGGCTGAGCGTTGATATCATTGAAGCCAGCGCCAGGGCCTATCTAAACGCCCTGAACAAGATAGTGAGGGCTTATCCGGACATCATCGCCAGGCCGGCGTCGGGCGAATAG
- the leuC gene encoding 3-isopropylmalate dehydratase large subunit: MGMTITEKILAVHAGKEQVSPGELINARLDLVLANDITGPMVVKEFNKIGVERVFDQNKVVFIPDHFAPAKDIPSAQQCLEIKEFSRAQGLTHYYEVGRNGIEHCFLPEQGLVVPGDVVIGADSHTCTYGGLGAFSTGVGSTDLAVGMALGEIWFRVPESIKFVLKGKPKNKWVNGKDYILAIIGKIGVDGAQYKAMEFEGEAIEALSMDGRLTMANMAVEAGAKNGIIAPDEKTVEYVKERAQKPWQIYKSDPDAVYAGVIEIDVTGLEPQVAFPHLPSNTKPVSASTHIKIDQAVIGSCTNGRWEDLVTAARIINGRKIHPEVRAIVIPGTREIYLRAVREGLVEIFVEAGAVVSTPTCGPCLGGYMGILAKGERAVSTTNRNFIGRMGHPESEVYLAGPAVAAASAVLGRIGSPEEVE; the protein is encoded by the coding sequence GTGGGGATGACCATTACCGAAAAAATCCTGGCGGTCCATGCCGGGAAAGAGCAGGTGTCGCCGGGTGAATTGATCAACGCCAGGCTTGACCTGGTTTTGGCCAATGATATCACCGGCCCTATGGTGGTGAAGGAATTCAATAAGATAGGCGTGGAGAGGGTTTTCGACCAGAACAAGGTGGTCTTTATTCCCGATCATTTTGCTCCGGCCAAGGACATTCCTTCAGCCCAGCAGTGCCTTGAGATCAAAGAATTTTCCCGGGCACAGGGATTAACGCATTACTACGAGGTGGGCCGCAACGGGATCGAACACTGTTTTTTACCGGAGCAGGGCCTGGTCGTACCTGGCGATGTGGTGATCGGAGCCGATTCCCATACCTGCACTTATGGCGGTCTCGGAGCGTTTTCCACCGGCGTGGGCAGCACCGATCTGGCCGTGGGCATGGCCCTCGGCGAGATCTGGTTTAGGGTGCCGGAGAGCATCAAGTTTGTCCTCAAGGGAAAACCAAAAAACAAGTGGGTCAACGGGAAGGATTACATACTGGCCATTATCGGCAAAATAGGCGTGGACGGCGCCCAATACAAAGCGATGGAGTTTGAAGGCGAGGCGATTGAAGCGCTGTCGATGGACGGGCGCCTTACCATGGCAAACATGGCGGTTGAAGCAGGCGCCAAGAACGGCATTATCGCTCCCGATGAAAAGACCGTGGAATATGTTAAGGAAAGAGCGCAAAAACCGTGGCAAATATACAAAAGCGATCCGGATGCGGTGTACGCCGGGGTAATTGAAATCGACGTCACCGGCCTGGAACCGCAGGTGGCCTTTCCTCACCTGCCGTCAAATACGAAACCGGTATCGGCTTCCACCCATATCAAGATCGACCAGGCGGTCATTGGTTCCTGCACCAATGGAAGATGGGAGGACCTGGTAACAGCGGCGCGCATCATCAACGGCCGGAAGATACATCCGGAGGTCAGGGCCATCGTCATCCCCGGCACACGGGAGATTTACCTGCGGGCGGTCAGGGAAGGACTGGTGGAAATATTTGTCGAGGCAGGGGCGGTGGTAAGCACTCCCACTTGCGGCCCGTGCCTGGGCGGCTATATGGGAATACTGGCCAAAGGCGAGCGGGCGGTGTCGACGACCAACCGCAACTTCATAGGCCGGATGGGACACCCGGAAAGCGAGGTTTATCTGGCCGGACCGGCTGTGGCTGCCGCTTCGGCGGTCCTCGGCCGCATCGGTTCGCCGGAGGAGGTGGAATAA